In one Nicotiana tomentosiformis chromosome 6, ASM39032v3, whole genome shotgun sequence genomic region, the following are encoded:
- the LOC138894064 gene encoding uncharacterized protein yields the protein MVKYCLDYARRCKSCQFYANFIHQPPEVLHLTVASWTFDAWRLDVVGLLPKSSSGHLYIMAATDYFSKWAEAVALKEVKKENITNNGKTFDNRLMNKICDLFGFKQHNSSMYNAAANVSIIIILGHKNFGVYGIPGYAALDFENIILNQIYNNDILSVYEQE from the exons ATGGTAAAATattgcttggactacgctcgaagatgcaagTCTTGCCAATTCTATGCGAATTTTATTCATCAGCCTCCTGAAGTGTTGCACTTAACTGTTGCATCCTGGACGTTTGACGCTTGGagattggatgttgttggactACTGCCAAAGTCCTCTAGTGGGCACCTATACATCAtggctgcaactgactacttctcaaaatgggctgaagctgtggctcttaaggaagtaaagaaggaaaatattacaa ATAATGGAAAGACATTTGACAATAgattgatgaacaagatttgtgatctctttggcttcaagcaacataactcttctatgtacaatgctgccgccaatg TGTCAATTATCATCATTTTGGGACATAAAAACTTTGGTGTATATGGTATTCCAGGTTATGCAGCTCTTGACTTTGAAAATATTATTCTTAATCAGATTTACAACAATGATATCTTATCAGTTTATGAACAGGAGTGA
- the LOC104096955 gene encoding uncharacterized protein produces the protein MTPNELNYSPIEKLCLALVFSIQMLKHYFQAYVVRLVSKANSIKFVMSKPVLSDRQARWYLQFQQFEILYIPQKAIKGQALADFLADHPIPDDWELIDELPDKDAMVVKVQPPWKMYFDGSAHREGAGAGVVFVTSQGEVQPYSFTLTQICSNNVAEYQALILGLEMAVDMKQLQLQVYSDSQLVVNQLLGSYEVKKPELRPYHNYAKKLMGWIGDVIIQHVLRKENKKDDALVP, from the coding sequence atgacaccaaacgagctgaattattcgccaattgaaaagttgtgtttggcgctagtcttctcaattcaaatGTTGAAGCACTACTTCCAAGCTTATGTTGTTCGTCTTGTTTCTAAAGCAAATTccatcaagttcgtgatgtcaaaacctgttCTTAGTGATCGACAAGCGAGATGGTacctccaatttcaacaatttgagattttgtacatccctcaaaaggctataaaaggacaagcattggcagacttcttggcagatcatCCGATACCCGATGACTGGGAGCTAATTGACGAACTACCCGATAAGGACGCAATGGTCGTTAaagttcaacctccatggaagatgtactttgatggttcCGCACATCGCGAAGGAGCTGGTGCTGGCGTAGTATTTGTCACCTCTCAAGGCGAAGTTCAGCCCTACTCTTTTACGTTGACACAAATTTGTTCCAACAAtgttgctgagtatcaagcattaatacttgggcttgaaatggctgttGATATGAAGCAATTGCAATTGCAAGTCTATAGTGACTCCCAGTTAGTGGTCAATCAacttttaggtagttacgaggtcaagaaaccTGAACTACGCCCTTATCATAATTATGCTAAGAAATTGATGGGATGGATTGGTGATGTGATTATTCAACATGTGCTtagaaaagaaaacaagaaggatGATGCTTTAGTGCCCTAG